The segment GCCATGCAAGAACGTCAAGTGACCATCGGCGGGGAATCGCATCCTCTGCCCAACCCTTTTTTTGTAATGGCTACACAAAATCCTATTGAACAAGAAGGCACTTATCCTTTGCCCGAAGCGCAAACGGATCGATTTTTGTTTAAACTTTTAGTTGATTATCCCTCAGAAGAAGAAGAACGACAAATGATGGAACGCTGGGGTCAACTCATGACGCAACCTCAATTAAAAGCCGTTTCCAATGGAGAAGAACTATTAGCGCTACGCTCCGAAATTGATCAAATTTTTGTTTCTCCTTTAATCCAAGATTACATCCTAGCCCTTGTGCGTGCGACTCGCGATCTAGCTATTTCTCATTCGAATGCCACGCGCTATCTGTCTTATGGCGCTTCACCACGCGCTTCCTTAGCGCTCTTCCAAGCTAGCCGGGCTTTGGCATGGTTGCGTGGAGCTGATTATGTCACACCGCGAATGGTTCAAGAAGTTTTACCAGATTGCTTGCGACATCGCATCGGACTCACTTACGAAGCGGAAGCAGAAGAAATCACTACCGACAAAATTCTGCAAGAAATGATGCAAAAAATTCCGATCCCTCGCGAAAAAGAAATTCTAGCTCGCGCTTAATTCATCATGAACCAAAAAGCCAAATCCCTGGCGCTGTTACGCCGCCTGGAATGGGGCGTAAAACATGCCGCAGAAAGCATCCTCGGTGGCGAATATCGTTCCGCCTTTCGCGGCCGCGGTATGGAGTTTGATCAAGTCGTTAAATACGAATACGGCGATGATGTTCGCGATATCGATTGGAACGTAACAGCAAGATTGGGAGAACCCTACCGCAAAAAATATATTGAAGAACGTGAAGTCACCTTAATTCTAGTTTTCGAAGACTCCCCCTCGCTCCAATTTGGTTCTGGACAACGCGCTAAACGAGAAGTTCTCATGGAAATCGCTGGCTTGCTAGGTCTATTAAGCGCTTTAAATCGAGATCGCTTTGGCATTTTATATGCTTCACCCACCACCCACTGGTTGCGAGAACCTGTGCGCGGTCGCGGCCCCATTTTACATTCCTGCGCCTCATTGATGGCTCAACAACCTACCTCTTGGGAAGAAATAACTGAACAAAACCAAGTAAAAATTCCATGGAAACTTCTTTTTCACACCGCGCCACGACACAGCGTCATTCTTTGGTTAAACGATTTTTCGCCACGCTCCGCACCGGAAGGATGGGCTAGCTTACAAAAACGTTATCAAATGATGGGATTCTGCGTTGAAGATCCTTGGGAAATCCAATTCCCGCAGGAAGCCAGCCTAACCGCTTACGATCCCATCGGTGGAGCGCTCGTGCGATTAGAAAGCGGATCAGCCTCCCAACGAGAAGCTCACCAAAGCTGGGTTAAAGAAAAAACATCAAGCTGGATTAATTTATTCCCTGACCGACTTGCCCGTTTCAAAATCGATACCAAAGAAGATGTCTTAGATGCTCTAGTCAAATTTTTCCGCGCTAGAATGAATCGGTAAACTTTAATCTATTTCTACTAAATTTTGATCTGAAAACTTTTCCCTATTTAAAAACATAACATTTCAAGTAGGGATGCAAGTAAACCAGTCCAATCAAGTCAGGCCGACCTTCAGTGTTTTGAAAAACATAACCTAATACCGTTCCGCTAAGCGAAGGCCAGTCTGCAGGTATAACCTGATAAACACCTGGTGGCCCCATCCTAATCAGCTTTGAAGATGTAGGAACTGCCTTAGGTAAAATATAACAAACTGGTGGAGCCGGATTCGCTGGAGGAAATCCATTTTGATAAGGAATGGTATAATAAAATGGCAACCCAGGAAGAGAAAGAGCAACACTATAATAAAGCGGTATAGTTACATAAAAATTAAGTTTACTTTTCAAAACCTGACCACTTTTCAAAGTAACTTTAATAATGCCACCCTCAGCATAAGGAGGAACGACAGTAGTTATTGTTTTGTCAGTAGTCGCTTTAAATGTAGCTTCTTTGTTGCCAAAAGACACTTTTTTAACATCACCATAGGATTTCTTTCCGACCAAAGTCAGGATAACCACTCTACCAACCGTACCAGAACGCGGGGCTGAAATAATAAAAGGGTCACCGTTATCCGGATTGGTGTCTTGGCCACCGTAATTATCCCCAGAATTACCCGGATCACCTGGATCACCTGGATCACCTGGATTACCTGGATTACCTGGATTACCTGGATCACCTGGATTACCTGGATCACCTGGATTACCTGGATCATTAGGGGCATCAGGATTCGAATCTCCTGGATTTTGTGAAGAAGGATCGTTGGAGCCATCATTATTATCCGGAAAACTGCTGGGATTATTAGAACCATTGGAATCATTCGGACTATTATTCTCTCCAAATTGATTTCCTGACCCACTAGAATTAGCAGAAGCCCCATTAAAACCAGAATTTTCAGCATTTGCACCCAATTCACTATTAGCGTAGCTAGCACTTGATGAACTACCCCCTCCCGAAGAACTTGAGGAACCTCCTCCACTACCTCCAAAACTTCCACCTCCACTCCCACCACTACTTCCTCCTGATAACCCAGATGAACCACCGGATGAACCTCCGCTGATTCCTAATGCCGTGGAGTCGTTGGCAGATAAACTACGACGAGTGAAAAGGTTCATAGTAAGCATCAGGTTTGTTGGACTTGTCTCAGCCACTGAAACCTCATTAGATTCCGCAATTTTAGTTATCGTATCATCATTCGCAATATTTGATGCAACAACAAAACTTTTAGAAACAGTCGAGTTACCACGCTGACGAATGGTTGAAACATCAGGCACAACAGGTTTTGATAAAACTATACCTGCTTCTTGAATAGTAGGCGCTTCATCCTTATTTTTTAAGAAAAATATTGCACCAACCAAACCTACTAAAAAAACAATTGGGATAACTTTTTTTAATTTCATCGAAATAAATGGTTAAGGTTAAAAATTCATAAATCAATCAGTATTAAAAGCACAAAAATTAACTTGAAATGTTCATGATGAAAAATAGAGCTTAGTTTGCAATAAAAATATTTAATTTTATCATTTTTAGTCATCACCACTACTACAAAAAATCTAGAAATCTGCCAAGAATTCAGCAATTTACTAAAAATCGCTAACCTTTAGCATTTTAGTTTTTTATGGCTGACTTATCAATATCTGACCCCGTTCAAAAGCTATTTTCATACCTCTCTCAAAGAATTAGTTTAAAAAGCACTGGAATCAACTTTCAGTAAATCAGACCCAGATGGCAATAAAGGCAAATCAGGCCCAGGAGGTAACGCTGGCAGAATGG is part of the Verrucomicrobiia bacterium genome and harbors:
- a CDS encoding MoxR family ATPase; its protein translation is MSYKNPWSERIKTEIGKAVLGQDAVVERLLIALLANGHVLLEGMPGLAKTLLIKSLGEALGVQFERIQFTPDLLPSDVVGTMIFQPKESLFVAHRGPVFANLVLADEINRAPAKVQSALLEAMQERQVTIGGESHPLPNPFFVMATQNPIEQEGTYPLPEAQTDRFLFKLLVDYPSEEEERQMMERWGQLMTQPQLKAVSNGEELLALRSEIDQIFVSPLIQDYILALVRATRDLAISHSNATRYLSYGASPRASLALFQASRALAWLRGADYVTPRMVQEVLPDCLRHRIGLTYEAEAEEITTDKILQEMMQKIPIPREKEILARA
- a CDS encoding DUF58 domain-containing protein, coding for MNQKAKSLALLRRLEWGVKHAAESILGGEYRSAFRGRGMEFDQVVKYEYGDDVRDIDWNVTARLGEPYRKKYIEEREVTLILVFEDSPSLQFGSGQRAKREVLMEIAGLLGLLSALNRDRFGILYASPTTHWLREPVRGRGPILHSCASLMAQQPTSWEEITEQNQVKIPWKLLFHTAPRHSVILWLNDFSPRSAPEGWASLQKRYQMMGFCVEDPWEIQFPQEASLTAYDPIGGALVRLESGSASQREAHQSWVKEKTSSWINLFPDRLARFKIDTKEDVLDALVKFFRARMNR